One Desulfobulbaceae bacterium DNA window includes the following coding sequences:
- a CDS encoding 1-phosphofructokinase family hexose kinase, with translation MKTIVTLSMNPAIDKSSSIEHVIAERKLYCKKPQFEPGGGGINVTRAIKKLGGKSFALYPAGGAAGEVLRNLLDQEGLDHRPIVINGWTRENLVVAEESTGQQYRFGMPGPTLSDEEWQRCLHELSVINSRIDIIVASGSLPPGVPDDFYARVARIGKDLGAKVIVDTSGEPLQFALSEGVYLIKPNIREFRELVGKEIIDESEIKSRAMEIIRSGQCEVVVISLGAAGILMVSHEDYERIQAPTVPIVSKVGAGDSTVAGIVLSLTRGNSLRDAVRFGVAAGAAAVMTPGTELCRREDTEQLFEQMISRNI, from the coding sequence TTGAAAACAATTGTTACGTTGTCCATGAACCCTGCAATAGACAAAAGTTCAAGTATCGAACATGTTATTGCAGAACGAAAACTATATTGTAAAAAACCTCAATTTGAGCCAGGTGGCGGAGGTATTAATGTCACTCGTGCTATAAAAAAATTGGGAGGAAAATCTTTTGCTCTCTATCCCGCAGGGGGGGCGGCAGGTGAAGTTCTCAGGAACCTTTTGGATCAGGAAGGACTCGATCATCGTCCGATTGTGATTAATGGGTGGACCAGAGAAAACCTCGTTGTGGCCGAAGAATCAACAGGGCAGCAGTACCGATTCGGTATGCCGGGACCGACCTTGTCTGACGAGGAATGGCAACGGTGCTTGCATGAGTTGTCTGTTATTAATTCTAGGATTGATATCATTGTCGCTAGCGGGAGCCTTCCGCCTGGAGTTCCAGATGATTTTTATGCCAGAGTAGCTCGTATCGGTAAAGATCTTGGCGCTAAGGTCATTGTTGATACGTCCGGCGAGCCTCTGCAATTCGCACTGAGCGAAGGCGTCTATCTGATCAAACCAAATATCCGTGAGTTCAGAGAATTGGTAGGGAAAGAGATAATAGATGAGTCGGAGATTAAGAGCAGGGCAATGGAAATTATCCGGAGCGGGCAATGCGAAGTGGTGGTAATCTCTCTTGGCGCTGCCGGTATTTTGATGGTGTCACATGAAGATTATGAACGTATCCAAGCGCCGACCGTACCGATTGTAAGTAAGGTGGGAGCCGGAGATAGCACGGTTGCTGGTATTGTGCTGAGCCTCACGCGAGGAAACTCGCTCCGAGATGCTGTCCGTTTCGGTGTCGCCGCAGGTGCTGCAGCCGTCATGACCCCTGGCACAGAGCTGTGCCGAAGGGAAGACACAGAGCAACTTTTCGAGCAGATGATTTCGAGGAACATATAA